AGAACGCGATGCGCGGTTGAGTGAACTAAGAGCCCAAGTACGCAGGATCCGAGAGGAGCGCGCCTTCTGTGCACGAAAGGCCGAGGCGGCCATCAAAGACCTGGAGTCTCTCCAAGAACGTCACAACCAACTTGCGGAGAAGACGGGCTCCAAATCTGACAGCAAGAGCAGACACGACAAGGAGATCCTGGGCTTAGGCAAGGAGATCATCTGGCTCCGTGCTCGGTTGAAGCGGGAGGAGAAGTTCCGACGTGACCTGGCTTGGAGCAAGGGCCTGATGGAGCTCGGAGAGCGGGTTCGAGTTGCATGGTCCGTGAAAATCCATTCAATTTTCCATTGGCCTACTGACTAACTaacttctttcccttgcAGTAACGAAGCCGATCTCAGAATGATCTCCGAGATGGGAGTCAAGCCCCGTGACCGCGCTATGCTTCGCAGCCCACGACAGAAGCTCAAGACCGGCATCTTCATGGTCAAAGCAATTGTACGGATGCAGCGTATGGGCCAGCAATGgcaaaagacgaagaaaataGGCGAGGGCCTCAAACGGGCCAAGAACGAGGTgctgaagagaagagaagcgtCGAGTAGCAAGGCATTGGTGTAATTGCCGTACTACTTCTGTTCTGTTTTTTTGCGTTTGTTTCGATATAACCAGTCATTCTTTGGTTTACGACTTATTTCCAAGTGATTCCCCAATCTGTTCATACCGGTCTCTAGGTTTTCTTTTACTCCACTGATTCTGTTTATGGGGGCGTTTTTGACTATTGGATGAAAGGATGGATAGGACTTATAGTTAGCTTGTCTTGCCGTTGTCTGGACATTCTGCATATATTTTATAGCCTGTACGGGTTGCTGTTTTTGATGATCAGGATAATTGAATGAGAAATGTGAAGCTTGCGAGATATAGCTATTGTGTGGTCTTTGGATCTTATTATCTGATTGTCCTGTGTAACTGCAAGAGTTCATGCTCTTGGATAATCATCGATTGGGTCTTCTGATATGTATGTAGTGGCTATCTAGTCGCCAGCAATCAGAATTGTAGATTTGTATAAGCCAAGCGGGCCTCCGACGCCAAAGATGAGGAAGTAATAGATAAGCATTGTTCATTAGACTTTATTCTTCAGACACATGACTCATGAAATCAACACAATGAATTTAACACTGAATAAACTCGAACTCAGCCCAAACTAGTTCAAAACGGAATTGTAACGCCTGGCCTCGCCTTGCCGAACAACGGTAACGCTTCTAACACCGGGGTCGTGGGAAGGATGAATATAAGAGGGACGTGTATAGGAACCTGCACGGTAGCCGCTtgagagaggatgaagtgAGAATGTATAAACGTGGAGTATCTCTCATTCGCTCAATCCAAGAGAGATAATGAGGAGGAATAGTATGCAAAAAAGAACCAGCACAGCGGTATATGGTTTCAGGGATAGAGGGCAAGGGTTTGTTATTTGGCCTAAGCGCCTTCGCTGCCAAATTCCTTGGTCCACTCCGAGTTCCTCTGGAGGTCTTCTTGACTGACGGTGGGTCTAGAGTTGCGAACTGCTTTAATAAAGTCTTTCAGAACGAGCGGGGGCTCCAGCAGCTGATCTGCTTCCACGCTCGTCCATGTCATCTCCATTGCACCTGCATCTCCTGGAGAGCATGGTGTTACTTTCTCCTGTCCTTCAACCAAAACCTAGTGACGAGTTAGCCATCATTCAGTTCAACTTAGTGATAGATTAATGTGGTCTTACCTTCTTGTAATGCGTGGCCGTTTGGATTTTACGGATCGGTTGCATGAGTGCATCCTGAACGGCAATGCTAATATCGCTGCCGGAGTAGCCCTCGCTCATCTCCGCAAGTGTTCTGTAATCGGCTTGTGTCATCTCACACGGTGTCTGTCCGACAGCTAGCATGAACATTTTCACTCGTGCATTGATGTCGGGAAGGCTGATGTGGACTCTGCGCTGGAATCTGCGACGAATAGCCGCATCTAGTTGCCATGGGATATTCGTTGCGCCCAGGATTAGAACACCTCTCGAATCCTTTCCTACACCATCCATCTGGACCAGCAACTCCGTCTTGATACGGCGAGATGCCTCTgattctccctctccacgAGGACCACAGAGAGCATCCACTTCATCGATGAAGATAATTGCGGGCTTGTTCTCTCGGGCCATATTGAAGAGCTGCTTCACGAGCCTGTTATGAGTTAGAAAGTGCCCGAAACACATGCGCTGAGTCCGCCTAGAAACCGTACCTTTCACTCTCACCCATCCACTTGGATACTAGATCACTGCTACTGACACTGAAGAATGTACTGTTTGCTTCCGTCGCCACGGCTTTGGCAAGATATGACTTTCCGGTACCGGGAGGCCCATAGAGCAAGATACCCTTCCATGGCTGTCGTTTCCCCGTAAACAGATGAGGGAACTTAATAGGTAATATAACCGCTTCCTTCAATGCCTCCTTAGCGCTCTCGAGACCTGCTACATCCTCCCACTTCACGTTCGGCTTATCCGACAAGATCGCCCCAGCAAGGGCGCTGCGTAGCTTCTTCGAATCAGCGTCTTCGTTATCGTCTTCGTTCTTACTGAAACCACGCATATGTCAGCACCCAACACCGATATAGAAACAGGATTGAGACGACTGGGATACGTACTCGCCCTTCCCACTGCCTTGCGCCACCTTGCCGTTGGCGCCTACCGCACTTGGCTTTTTTCGACTTTCCGTTGCTTCAAGGTGGGTCTTGAGTTTCTCTGCGCGATCTAGATATTCGCCCGTTTTCGCGCGAATCATTTCCTTGGACTTGGGattcttctcccacttcaGGGCGAGCATGAATAGCTCCAGTGCGGAGTAGTAGCCCTGATAAGCCTTCTCATACTCGCCCGAATTGTCGAGCTCGATGGCCTTCTTGACGGCATCAATCGCCCGCCCCAGGAAGTCCGTGTTACTCATGATTGTTCGGGGTTGTTCGTGCGTACTCCGGGTTTGCTAATGGAGCCCGTAGGGGGATCGTCTCGGTGTGtggagagagggaggaggtcGAAGGCGGGGAATGAAATCGGTGATGCCTGAATGTGTTGGAATGCGGGAAACGGATGGTGGTAGGGTGCGAAACAGGACAGATAAAGACTAGACAAAAGCCGGACCCATTCGACTCCAGAGAATGGACCAAGAGGAGTACAAGTAGGTATCAATCGACCGAGTTCTTGGCGGGATGATTGGAGGGGAGAAATGGCAAAAGGCGGCCTTCAGTGATGTTTACCGTCCTGCACTTTCTGCCGTTTCCGCTCTTTATTTTGCCTGATGTCCCCGCCATGGAAACCATTAATTAAACCCACCAACTTATCGGCCACTACCACAATTGTCGAATAGCATATACTCCTTTGTATAATCTTCTCACAGTAATAACCATGGCGGACGCACAGAAGCAGATGCAGGCACTCTCAGACGAGTTCCAAAAATTACAGACTGGTATGTCAGGGAACCCTTGACCGGAACTCCCCCACTACGGTACCACTGCGACCACTATGCGCCCGATACTGACACGGCAATAATCCTTAGAATTGGATAGTTTAGTCGAAGCTCGCCAGAAGCTCGAGTCGCAGCAACAGGAAAATCAAGGAGTCCAGAAGGAGTTTAACTCATTGGATGACGATTCGAATATCTACAAGCTCATCGGGCCGGTCCTGTTGAAGCAAGATAAGAACGAAGCTCTGATGGCTGTCAATGGACGTCTTGAGTTtattgagaaggagatgtgcGTTGAAGAATTACGATCTTGAGATCTACTCTGGGAAGGCACCAGTTCAGGCTGTACTGACAGAGTGAGTAGTAAACGGATTGAGGGACAAATCAAGGAAAACCAAGACAAGAGCGACAAGATGCGAGCAGAGGTGAGGGGTATCTATGAAGATACCGACTAGGGCTATTTCTGATCCTTGTTCACAGATTCTTCAATATCAGAGCCAAATGCAACAGCAAGCGGCAGCTGCATCCGCCTCCGCTTGAGCATGAACACATACTTGACCCGTTTCACAAAATGGAGTCTTCAGCGCTTTCAGTTCAAAGCGCAGAAACAAGCCGGCACATTCGGGAGGGGGAGTTGGTGTGCTTGAGCGTGGCCCCATTTGCAGGTTTTGGGGTTAACAGGTCACCTCGCGCACCATGGCCGTGGACATTGACCAGGATGATGCTACACCGGTTAGGAACGGCTACTAACTGGGGCCAGGATTCTGCAAACTCAGTTGATTGATAATTTGCCAGATCGCAAGATGGACGTATTGTGAAATTGTTCAATGACTGTTTTGAGTTGGCGATGACGCAATTGTCATAATACGATATTCTCTACCACCCACATATACGGTTGGATGCTTTGCAGTAGCTGTACTGCTCTGCTGTCAGACCTTTCATTATTGCCCGGTCAATGTAGATTCTAGGGAGCCTTTGCGCCGCATAACGCAATGGATTGCTGCTTTACGACCCTTATGCGCTTTAAGAGGATAACATGAATTTATTTCCACAGCCTCTAAATTCTATTTATGCTACATCAAACTGTCAATCATTTGAACTCCATAACTTTCATGTATTCATAACCCGCTCAAATCGTCTCTAGATGATGCGTTAGGacgatctatatattaaaatatgtTTATGCCTTAACCAGGAGATTCTGTCCAGACATCTCCTCAGGCTGCTCGATGCCCATGGCAGCGAGAACGGTTGGTGCGACATCTCCAAGCACGCCGCCCTCCTTCTTGAGGCTCCAGCCCTCAGGGGCATTGGCCATGATGAAGGGAACCTTGTTGGTAGTGTGAGAAGTCTTGGGGGTACCCTTCTCGGTAAGCATTTCCTCGGCGTTtctggaaaaaaaaaaagaaacaaaaaagcgATCAGCCAAAGAATTTCGCCCCACGTATGATCTATAAGGATGGTGAACGCTTACCCATGATCCGCAGTGATGAAGAGCACATAGCCTTGCTTCTTGCAGGCTTCATAGATGACACCGATGGCCTTGTCGGTAGCAGCAACACCCTGAATGGCAGCTTCGTACTTACCAGTGTGGCCAACCATGTCAGGAGGAGCGAAGTTGTTCATGACGAACTCGAACTTGCCCTCAGCAATGCGGTCGGCCATCTTCTGACCGACGGCCTCAGCGCTCATCTTGGGGTCCAGGTCGTAGGTCGCAACCTTTGGGGATGGGATCATGTCGCGGACCTCGCCAGCGAACTGCTTCTCAATACCaccgttgaagaagaaagtgacGTGAGCGTACTTCTCAGTCTCGGCAACGTGACATTGCTGAACATCCTTCTTGCTGAGCCATTCAGCGAGCACGTTACCCATGTGCTGAGGGGGGAAAGCAACAGGGAATGTGTAGTCGGTCTTATACTGGGTCATAGTGGTAATGTGGATGTTCTTCGGGTAAGGGAAGTCGGGCTTAGGGCTGCGGTCGTAGTCACCGAGCAGTTGGGTGATTTCGCGAACACGGTCAGAGCGgtagttgaagaagaaaagggtgtCATCGTCTGTCAAATTTCATCAGCCATCAGCACACTGCGAAGCGTTGAATAGTCCATCATACCCTTGACCCGTCTCTCCTCGCCACCGACGATGATGGGCTTCAGGAACTCGTCGGTCTCATCCTTCTCGTAGCGCTCGTTGATGGTCTTAACAGGATCGGACGACTCCTCGCCCTCTCCCGAGACAATGCCCTTCATGGCAATTTCGACACGGTCCCAGCGCTTGTCGCGGTCCATGGCCCAGTAGCGTCCAACAACAGTGGCGATTTCACCAATGCCGATTTCCTTGGTCTGATCGAGAAGCTGCTGCATGTACTTGGTAGCGCTCTTGGGTTCGGTGTCACGTCCATCGCCGAAGAAGTGGATGAAAACCTTGGgaatctccatctccttggcAACCTTCAACAGGCCGATAAGGTGGGTGATGTTGGAGTGGACACCACCGTCGGAGACCAGGCCCAGGAGATGAAGACGGCCATTGCCTTCCTTGGCACGCTTGAAGGATGCAACGACGTTGTCTACCTTGTTCAACTCGCCCTTCTTGAGGGTTTGGTCGATACGAACACTGTCTTGCCAGACCACACGTCCCGCACCAATGTTCAGATGGCCGACTTCACTGTTACCCATGAGACCTTCCGGTAATCCGACAGCAAGCGACGAGGCATCGAGCTCGGAGTAGCCCTGGGCGGTCTTGGAATCGGCCTCGGCAAAACCGGACATGAAGGGAGTCTCCGCAGCGAGGATAGCATCACCATCCTTGCGGGAGTCGGGGCCGGCAACACCCCAGCCGTCGATGACGACTGGTAGACCGTGTTAGCGATTTGGTTTGGAAAGCCGGATGGCACTGCAGCGCAAAGACTTACCAAGAACAACTTTTTGGTCAACCTTGGCCATAATGAAACTGCGAGATAGTCAATTCCCGGACAAGGTTTAACTAATTTTGGGGGGGAattggggagaaggagaatcaCTGACCAAAGGGAGGAGGTTAAATAAAAGTGAGAGTAAAAgaaggaggtggtggagaaaaggagggaggagaagaaaagaggaaaatatAGGTTGACCGGTGAGAAGCAGTAGTATCGGGTGATTGAAatggagggggaggggtgTTCCGCCGGTGACGCTTTTAGGGTGAGTGTCAGTCAACTGGTCTGCTGGTGCGACGTCACTTCTCTTTAGTCAAAAGTCACGGGCGGCGACCGGTTGTTCTCGTCCGCTCTGCTTTACCCGTTCCGACTCTTCCCTAAACAATTACCCTGATCATAATTACCTTCGTCTTCGTTCGTCGCAAAGCCATTACCTGTCCCCGCAATGGCTTCTCGATCCCCAGCGGCGCTTACTCCACTGCCAAAATTATCGTCGGCTCCCCAGACGCCCATCGTTAGGGATACAACGGCTGCACCATCAACAGTGCCGCAACCAGTCCccttccctcctccacaaACGTTCGATATAATCCCACCATTGCATGGTCTGCTTCTCCGGCTGCTCTCACCACAGGCGAATACTGAAGGCGTATCAAACGACACACGAGCTGCCGAAGATCCAGCTGCAGCTACAGCTCCCACCGGTGCCACGTCCACCGCCGCAGTACAGTCTCAGCCTCACccacaacaacagcaaccgACTGCTGGGAATCAAAATAATGACGGCCATGGCGTAATGCCCACCGTTTCTTCCGCGGCACCAGGTAGCGCCTCCGCTGCGGCCGAAATAGCTGCGTTGAGTTCAAACGCGCCTCCACCGTTAGACATCAAAGACCTTCCTACCGAGGCCAGCTCCATCAAGATTCGTATACAGAAAGCACAAGCTGTGGTGGAGAGCCTGCCTGATGTGCACCGCTCAGTTGTGgaacaggagaaggagatcaaAGAACTTGAGCACAGAATCTCTAGACTGAAATCGGTCATCTCAGATTTTGGGAGAAGAGCCGACCCTGcgaaaacagagaaaacGGAGATGGGAGCAGCTTGACTGGAGGCTCCACCACGATACGAATGTCTGTTCCACGGCGGGTATTCCTATCGTAACGGTAACAGATTTGAACACACAGATTGCCTTTAATTTGCGATCAGTGAGAGGGAACATTGGATTCATCATGGAAGCACAACTTGGATTACAACTTGCGAGTCCTGACGATGGCTCCCAGTGCCATTCTGGATTGTAGACAAACACATCGGTTTGCTAAGATCTGGCTAAGCAAGGGATAGTAAAGCGTGCTAGATACCTTGGGGGCAATTGATGGACGCTATCTGCCATGAACCCTAATGGCGCTGCTACATGGAAGACCTTGTTACAGCTGCCTGGCCCCGATAACTTTAAGGAATTCAAATAAGAGGCCTGGTTCATCCTTCTTAGAGTGGCAAATGAAGGACATCAGAGAACGAAGAATTACAGCGACATGATGGCGAGTTCCGCCATATTGATAGTATATCTTGGAGGGTTGTGTCTGGCATGCGTTGGTCTTGTCGGGGAGGGGTGGTAGTGTGTCGTGCTCACCCCTCGGTGACTCCCACGGTCCTCGTCCCATGTAGGGGAACGATATGTATGCCACCTAATGATACACACAATCGACTTTTTATTTCGtccttcttttgtttttttcatTCTAATTTAAGcgctattattattagtaatttagaaaacgaggagaagaacaagcccGATCTCCAACTGCGCAATATTCGTAAACTTCTCCAAACAAGAAGACTTGGTCTCCGTTCCGGATGGAGTATAGAAACGCTATCATCATGTGACTCATAGCTCTCCGTtaagtttttcttttttttttttttttactttttactttttcccCAAGGGAATGGACACTAATCCAAGTTGGTTAGAGGCCCCTCACGGTCCCGTCTCCGGGCGAATCAGTTTCCCGGTGAGGGGAGAAATGAGCTCCGATGTCGTTCCCGGAGGCCGACGTAGTACGAAAAAGAACTCCGTAAGATCCCTGATCGGAGTCTCTTTTTATTGGATATGATAAAATGCTAAAAAGGCGGGACATTCTTCCTGAGGCACCCAACACCCCACCTACCACGACCTGGTCtccattttctctcttctgcttctctttcttcttcttcttctcttcctttcacACTCCAATTCTCTTTCTACCCATCTTTTTACCTAGTATTTTTTGCTATACtagcatcatcttccacaatGGCCACCTACGCTCTGTCGCAGGCCCACCGGGACGTGAGTATTGATGCAGCTGAAATTTTTCGTGCCACAGTCACTGACTCACGAGGCAATGTAGCAAATGGAGAAGACTCTCGTTGAGTCTGATCCCGAAATTGCTCAGATCATGGTAAGTTTGATCTTATACAATCAAGATGGGTGTTGAACTAGTCTAACAGTTCGCAGGAAAAAGAGATTCAGCGTCAGCGTGAATCCATAGTCCTGATCGCTTCGGAGA
This Aspergillus flavus chromosome 1, complete sequence DNA region includes the following protein-coding sequences:
- a CDS encoding putative prefoldin subunit 6 translates to MADAQKQMQALSDEFQKLQTELDSLVEARQKLESQQQENQGVQKEFNSLDDDSNIYKLIGPVLLKQDKNEALMAVNGRLEFIEKEIKRIEGQIKENQDKSDKMRAEVRGIYEDTD
- a CDS encoding RNA polymerase II transcription mediator complex subunit 9-domain-containing protein, with protein sequence MASRSPAALTPLPKLSSAPQTPIVRDTTAAPSTVPQPVPFPPPQTFDIIPPLHGLLLRLLSPQANTEGVSNDTRAAEDPAAATAPTGATSTAAVQSQPHPQQQQPTAGNQNNDGHGVMPTVSSAAPGSASAAAEIAALSSNAPPPLDIKDLPTEASSIKIRIQKAQAVVESLPDVHRSVVEQEKEIKELEHRISRLKSVISDFGRRADPAKTEKTEMGAA
- a CDS encoding phosphoglycerate mutase, 2,3-bisphosphoglycerate-independent (unnamed protein product), producing the protein MAKVDQKVVLVVIDGWGVAGPDSRKDGDAILAAETPFMSGFAEADSKTAQGYSELDASSLAVGLPEGLMGNSEVGHLNIGAGRVVWQDSVRIDQTLKKGELNKVDNVVASFKRAKEGNGRLHLLGLVSDGGVHSNITHLIGLLKVAKEMEIPKVFIHFFGDGRDTEPKSATKYMQQLLDQTKEIGIGEIATVVGRYWAMDRDKRWDRVEIAMKGIVSGEGEESSDPVKTINERYEKDETDEFLKPIIVGGEERRVKDDDTLFFFNYRSDRVREITQLLGDYDRSPKPDFPYPKNIHITTMTQYKTDYTFPVAFPPQHMGNVLAEWLSKKDVQQCHVAETEKYAHVTFFFNGGIEKQFAGEVRDMIPSPKVATYDLDPKMSAEAVGQKMADRIAEGKFEFVMNNFAPPDMVGHTGKYEAAIQGVAATDKAIGVIYEACKKQGYVLFITADHGNAEEMLTEKGTPKTSHTTNKVPFIMANAPEGWSLKKEGGVLGDVAPTVLAAMGIEQPEEMSGQNLLVKA
- a CDS encoding vacuolar protein sorting-associated protein 4 (vacuolar sorting ATPase Vps4, putative) — protein: MSNTDFLGRAIDAVKKAIELDNSGEYEKAYQGYYSALELFMLALKWEKNPKSKEMIRAKTGEYLDRAEKLKTHLEATESRKKPSAVGANGKVAQGSGKGDKNEDDNEDADSKKLRSALAGAILSDKPNVKWEDVAGLESAKEALKEAVILPIKFPHLFTGKRQPWKGILLYGPPGTGKSYLAKAVATEANSTFFSVSSSDLVSKWMGESERLVKQLFNMARENKPAIIFIDEVDALCGPRGEGESEASRRIKTELLVQMDGVGKDSRGVLILGATNIPWQLDAAIRRRFQRRVHISLPDINARVKMFMLAVGQTPCEMTQADYRTLAEMSEGYSGSDISIAVQDALMQPIRKIQTATHYKKVLVEGQEKVTPCSPGDAGAMEMTWTSVEADQLLEPPLVLKDFIKAVRNSRPTVSQEDLQRNSEWTKEFGSEGA